The genomic stretch GATCTTCGCGCTGATGACGTATCTCTCGATCCCGGCGCTTCCCGACCCGCGGCCGCTCGCGTTCGTCCTCTCGGCGGTCGCGATCCTGCTCGGAATGGCGCTGGTCGCCGACGGGGCCGTCCCGATCCGGACCGCCGCGCTCGCGGGGATGGGGCTCATGGTCGTCTACGTCGCGGGCTACTTCGGCTGGCACATGTTCGGCCACGGCGTTTGGTGGCCCTGGGGGTCCGGGCTCGGCGGGCACAGCCACACGTTCGGCGAGGTCCTGCTCGGCGAGGGCCACCTCCGCTCGGACCCGATTGCGCTGGGCTCGAAGGTCGCCGAGCTCGCGCTGTTCGTCGTGCTCGCGCTGCTCTACGCCGAGGAGTCGGGCTGAACTAGTTCAGCTCCGCCTCGATCGCCTCGCGCAGCTCCCCGCTGTCAGGCGCCTCTAGCTGTTCGTCGTTGACGAAGACGGTCGGCGTGGCCGTGACGTCTCGGTCCTCGGCCTCCGCGACGCTGTCGTTGATCTGCTCGCAGAAGGGTTCCTCCTCGATCGCCTCTCTGACGACGTCCTCGTCGGCGCCCAGCTCCGCTGCGAGTCCCGCGACGTCGTCCTCGCTGTACTCGCCCTGGAACTGATACACTTCCTTGATGAACGCGTAGTAGGCCTCCTCGCCGGCGTCCTCTGCGACCGCGAAGGCGGCGTTCGGCACCCGCCAGGACCACTCGTCGCCGATCGTCACCGGGAAGTCGCGGTGCTCGTAGGCGACCTCGCCGGCCTCGACGAACTCCTCGACGGCCGCCGGATAGACCTCCTGGGCGTATTGGCCACAGCCCGGACACTCGAAGTCCTCGTAGGCCGCGACCGTCACGTCGCTGTCGGGGTCGCCCGCCGGCTCGACGTCGACGTCCCGCTGGTCGCCCGAACACTCGCGCTCACCGCCGTCGTCGCCGCCCGTACAGCCCGCGAGCGCGCCGGCAGACAGCGCGCCGGCGCTCGCGAGCAGCGCCCGCCGGGAGTATCCCTGCATGCCCGACGGTTCGGGAGGACAGGGTTAGGCCTGTCGTTCGATGGGTTCGGGTGACAGGCTTTTCTCACCGCGGCGCCTCCCTCCGGTGTGCGTGAGTTCGCCTTCGAGCTGTCGGTCTGTGCCCGTCTCGAGCGCGAGACGGCGGGAATCGTCTCGCGCCAGCTCGGCGGCGCGGTCGCCGCCCCGGGCAGCCGGATCCTCGACGTCGTTCACGTCGAGCCCGGCCCCGACTTCGACGAGCGGGCGGCGATCACTCCCGAGACGATCCCCGCGCTCGCGATCGAGGCCGACGTCGGCACCGGACGAGCCCGCTACTGGCGGGAGGCGGTCGCGGGCGGCGGCGAGTACGTCCGGGAGGCCCTCGAGCGCGCGGTCGAGATCGGATTCCTCGAGCGAACCCGCCGCGGCGGCCGGGAGTATCTCCGCCAGACGACCCGCTATACCGACTGGTTCTCGACGATCACCGCGATCGAGAACAAGCCCGACCTCGCAAGCCCGGGCGACCTCGAACGCCAGCTCCGCTTCGACGTCTCCCTGGGCTTGGTCGACCGGGTGGTCCTCGCGACCGGAAGCTACGTGACCCGCGCGCATCTCAACCGGATCCCCGAGTCGGTCGGCGTCTGGCGGCTCCACGACGGCGAGCGTGAGGTGATCAGGGAGGCTACGCCGCTCGACTCCACGGGATGGGGCCTCGAACTCGGCGAATCCCGGCCGCTTCGGACCGACGTCTCGCCGGTCCCGCCGGCCGAGAAGGCACGGAAACGCCGCCGGATCGCCGAACGCGCCTACGGCAAGGGGTGGCGCCTCGACCCGCCGGCCTGTGCTCACGGAGACGTCGGCGAGGTCGAGGGCGCGAGCGTCCCGTACTGTTCGTACTACGACCGGGTCGTCGACCCCGGCGAGTGTGGCCCGTCCTGCCCCGGCCACGAGCCC from Halalkalicoccus tibetensis encodes the following:
- a CDS encoding DsbA family protein yields the protein MQGYSRRALLASAGALSAGALAGCTGGDDGGERECSGDQRDVDVEPAGDPDSDVTVAAYEDFECPGCGQYAQEVYPAAVEEFVEAGEVAYEHRDFPVTIGDEWSWRVPNAAFAVAEDAGEEAYYAFIKEVYQFQGEYSEDDVAGLAAELGADEDVVREAIEEEPFCEQINDSVAEAEDRDVTATPTVFVNDEQLEAPDSGELREAIEAELN
- a CDS encoding DUF5787 family protein; translated protein: MREFAFELSVCARLERETAGIVSRQLGGAVAAPGSRILDVVHVEPGPDFDERAAITPETIPALAIEADVGTGRARYWREAVAGGGEYVREALERAVEIGFLERTRRGGREYLRQTTRYTDWFSTITAIENKPDLASPGDLERQLRFDVSLGLVDRVVLATGSYVTRAHLNRIPESVGVWRLHDGEREVIREATPLDSTGWGLELGESRPLRTDVSPVPPAEKARKRRRIAERAYGKGWRLDPPACAHGDVGEVEGASVPYCSYYDRVVDPGECGPSCPGHEPADPPEAEPAAERDRRTPWVTDPEGTKRRQAGLDSFR